GACGGTCGTCGATGCCTCGCTCGAAGATCGCATCATTTTCCATGACGACAGCGAGCTCGAGATCGACGATCTCCGCCGCCGCGCGCGTTCCTACGGCGGGCGTTTTCAGCTCAAGGCCTCGAAGTCCGAATACCTCGTCTCGAACAATCCCGGCCTTCTCAACGAAGGCGATATCCTGCTCTCGCCCGGCACCGGCGGCGACGTCCTGCTGAAGATTTACTGCGATTACGACCGTAAGGTCGGCCGCGTCGAGGTGCTCCAGGCCGATCGGCCGATTCTCGTGCGTGGCAACCCCGTGCGCAATTTCACGACGCTCGCCGACGGCGACACCATCCGCGTGGATGCCGGGCAGGTGCTTCGCTGCAACTTCGCCGAGCGGCTCATCGAGGAGGAGCGAAACATCATCCGCACCATGGAGGTGCGCGACGTCACCTGCCGGTTCCGGAACAACGACATCGCGCTCGACGGCCTGTCTTTCACGGTGCAGCGCGGCGAAATGGTCTGCGTGATGGGCGCGAGTGGCTGCGGCAAGAGCACGCTCATGCGCATGCTCTCGGGGCAGTTTCCGCCTTCGCACGGCGAGTTGCTCTTCAACGGCCGTTCGCTCTATGCGAACTACGAAACGCTGCGTCGCTACGTCACCTACGTGCCGCAGTATGACGCTTTCGACGAGCAGCTGACCATCGAGGAGAATCTCGATTTCGCTGCCGCGATCCGCACGCCGCATCTGTCCCGGCGCGAGCGCCTGCGTCGGATCGACGGCAAGCTCGCGGAGCTTGGCCTGAACGAACGCCGCGACAGCGTCGTCGGCAGCGCGCAGAAGAAGACGCTCTCCGGCGGCGAGCGCAAGCGCCTGAACATCGGCCTCGATATGATCAGTTCGGCGGACATCTTCCTGTTCGACGAGCCGACCTCCGGCCTGTCCTCGAAGGATTCCGAGCACGTCATCGAGATCATTCGCGGCATGTCGCACAACAAGATCGTGCTCGTGACGATCCACCAGCCGACCTCGCGCATCTTCTCGATGTTTCACAAGGCGCTGCTGCTCGATAAGGGCGGCAAGATCGTCTTCTTCGGCACGCCGCACGAGATGCTCCAATACTTCGCCGACGCCGAGCACGTGCAGCACTACGGCACCGCGCTCGGAAAAACCGATGTCGGCGACACGGCGCGGCCCGAGTTCATCTTCGACGTCATGGAGACGCCGCTGCGCGACCTCTCCGGCGACATCATTTTCGAGGAAAACAGCCGCGGCCAGCTCGTGCCGGCGCGGCGGTATTCCCCGGACTACTGGCGCGACAAATACGAGGCCTACCGCCTCGTGAAGGACGTGCGCGCCACGCCCGTCGCCCGGGACCCCGCCGCCGTCACCTCGGTGAATTCGGCGCCGCCGCCGTTTCAAAAACGCCGCGAGGCCATCCGCTGGCGCGAGGAATGGAGCCAGTTTGCCACGCTTCTCCAGCGCGCCTTCATCAGCAAATTCCGCAACCGCGCGAATCTCCTCACGACGATCGTTGAGGCGCCGTTGCTCGCATTGCTCATCGGCGCCGTGCTGCGCTACAGCGAAGGCGGCACCTACGATTTTGCCTCCGCCTACCACATTCCGACCTACCTGTTTCTTGCGCTCGTGGTCGCGATGTTCCTCGGCCTGACCAATAGCGTCGACGACATCATTCGCGACCGCGCCATCCTTCTGCGGGAGCGCAATCTCAATGTCCGGCTCGGTTACTACGTCACGGCAAAGGCGCTCACGCTGACGCTGTTTGCGATCATCCAATGCGCGGCATTTGTGATCCTCGGGAATTGGCTGCTCTCGGTCCGCGGCATGTTCTGGATCGATTTCGTGGCGATGATCCTCACGGCCGTGAGCGGCATCGCCATCGGCCTCATCATTTCCGCCATCGTGCCGGAGGGAAAGACCGCCGTGAACATCATCCCGGCGGTGCTCATTCCGCAGATCATCCTTGGTGGTGCGCTCATCAAATACGAGGAGATGAATCGCAACCTCGACTTCGTCTACACGGTGCAGACGTGGTTCACGAATCATCCCGAGAGCGCGCTTCCGCCGCGCAGCGACCTGCAGGTGCCGTTGATCTGCGAATTCATGCCGATGCGCTGGTCCTACGAAGCGCTCATCTACGCCCAGGCAAAGCTGAACCCGCTCACCCGCCGACAGGAGCAGATCCAGAGGGAAATTTCGGCCCTCGCCGCGAAGCGCGCCGCCAGCGAAGCCGAGGAGCAGCGTCTCGACGACCTCAAGGAACTGCTCGCGCTCGTCTCCGGCCTCCAGGGCAAGTCCCCGGGCGAGATCGACCGCGCTCTCGGGATGATCGACCGCGTCATCCACGGCGGCCCCTATGATCCCAAGGCCATCGGCGCGCACTCCGGCCCGATCACCGCCGAGCAGATCTACGTGAACCAGAAGGTCACCGATCTCGTGTCGAAGGCCGAGATGGAGCAGCTCGATTACCGCCTTGATGAAGGGCGCAAAAAGCACCTCAACGTCTTCTTTGGCCCGATCAAGCAATACTTCGGCATTCGCGCCAGCGTTCTGCTCTTCAATACCGGCATCCTCCTCGTCACGACACTCGCCGGCTTCTTCGCGCTCTATTTCATCCTGCGCTACCAGATTTCCGTGCGCGGACCGTAGAAACCTCCGCGAGCCGCTTTCTTTTATGATTCCACTCGAAGACGCCTACAACGACGTGCTGGGCAAAGCCCTGCGCGGCACCGGGAAAACGCCCGCGGACATCTCCGCCGCCAGTGGCGTCTCCGTCGAACAGATGCGCGCCGTGATCGATGGTGCATTCGATGCCACGGTCGTGCGGGCGATTGCCGCTCCGCTCGGCCTCGCTCCGGATCGCCTCGTTGCCCTGGGCGAGGGGAGCTACAGGCCGGCTCCGGTCGAGGTCGAGGGTTTGAAGCAATACAACACGCCCTTCGACGACATGCTGGTGAATGCCTTCCTCGTCTGGAATGCCGCCTCCGGATCCGCCGCGATGTTCGACACCGGCTCGGACGTCAGCGAACCGCTCGCTGACGCGGCGAAGCTGGGCGTGCGCATCGAGCAGGTCTTCATCACCCATTCGCACGGCGACCACATCTACGATCTCGATCGTCTTCTCGAGAAAACCGGCGCCCGGGCATTTACCCCGGTTGGCGAGGAAGTCACCGGCGCGGAAACCTTCGCCCCCGGCCAATCCTTCTCGATCGGCAGACTCACCATCGAAACACGGCTCACCTGCGGGCACGCCCGCGGAGGCGTCACCTATGTCGTGCGAGGACTCGCGCAATCGGTCGCAATCTGTGGCGACGCGATGTTTGCCGGTTCGATGGGCGGCGGCATGGTTTCGTATGCCGACGCGCTCCGCACGAACCGCGAGGCCATTCTCTCCCTGCCGGCGGAAACCGTTCTTGCTCCCGGCCACGGTCCGCTCACCACCGTCGGCGAACAGCGCCGGCACAACCCCTTTTTTCCGGAAGCGTTATGAGTATTCGTATGGGAATCGTCGGCGTCGGCCGCATGGGCGCCAACATGGCCCGCCGCCTGAAAGACGTGGATTACGAGGTCAGCGCCGTCTTCGACGTTCACGGGCCCAGCGCTGCGACCCTGGCCGAAGAACTCGGGTGCCTTCACGCGCCCACGCTCGCCGCAGTCACCGCGGCCAGTGACGTCATTTTCACCGTCGTGACCGACGACGCGGCCATGCGCACAATTTTCTCGGGAGGTCCGGATTCGTTGCTCCAGGGCGCCGCCGGAAGGACCTTCGTGAATTTTGCCACGGTCACGCCGGCCGTGCATCTCGAAGTCGAGGCGCTGGCTGACCGCGTGGGCGCTCGCACGCTGGAGGCCTGCATGGCCTCGAGCATCACCCAGGCCCGGGAGGGCACGCTCTACCTGATGGTCGGCGGCAATTCGGCGACCTTCGAAACGGTGCGTCCCATCCTTGAAAAACTCAGCGCATCCCTTCGCTACATCGGGCCCACCGGATCCGCGGCAAAGGTGAAGGCGCTCGTGAACATGGTGATGAACATCAACACCGCCGGCCTCGCGGAGGGGCTCGCCCTCGGCGACGCGCTCGGGCTCGACCTCACGATGCTGCGCGAGGTTTTCAGCCAGACCGGCGCGAATTCCCAGGTGCTCAAAACGGATGGGGAGGACATGCAGAACCGCGACCACGCCTGCTTTTTCTCCGCCGGGCACGCCGCCAAGGACTCCGGCATTGCCCTCGAACTGGCCCGCGAAGCCGGCGTCATCACGCCACTCGCCGAGGCGACCAAGGCCCAATACGACGCCATGGTCGCCGCCAACCTGGGCGAACTCGACAAATCCGGGATCGCCGAGCTGACCTTCAAATCCCGCCGGCCCCAGGCGTTGGAAGGTTCAGGAAGCGGCGGTTGATCCCGCTCCGGCTGCTGGCGGCGATGAGGCCTTCATTTCCCGATATTGAAAAGCGGGCACGCTTTCCCGAATGAAATCCTCGATCAGTTTGAGAGTTTCGGCGCGATTGCGGCCGCCAGGGGCCCAACCTTCGAGGACCGGAGACATGACGATTACGTAGGCCCATCGATTGGCCTTGTTATGGAGCAGGAGGTCCAGGTTTGTCCGCAGCACGCGTTCGAGGTGGTAGGGAGTTTCCCGGTCGGCGCTGACGAACCAGTAAGCATAAAGAGCGTTCAACTCCCGGCCTTTGTCCGCGGGCCCAGAGGGACGCGCAATGTCGAGCACCATGACGGGCATCAGGGCTCCTGACTTGAGCGGCACTTTCACCACCTCGCCGGCCCGGACCCGCCAGCCTTGGCCGGGCAGGCAAATTTCGGGACGATGAATGCTTCGCCGATCCGCTCCGCTAAGCACGATCTGGAGATTGACGCTGTCGGCGGCGCCGCCGGTATATAGTTTTTTGACGATTTCCGTATCTTCGGGAAGCATCACCTTCTCTCCTTCCGAGATCGGCTGATCCTTGCCGGCGAATCCCAGGATCGTGGCGGGTAGCTGCATTTTCACACCGGGTTGCTCGATCTCCGGGGGAGGCGGCCCCCAGACGCAGATGAAGAAAACCACGGCCGCCAATGCGCCAAAGGCAAGATACTTAACGACCGGACGGGAAACGCGAGGATGGGTGTCTCTAAGAGCAGTTTCGCCGGACATAAGTTGGGATCAATAGAGATCAGGCGAAAGCGAGTCGCGCTCGCGCCTCGGTTTTATTGCGCCGATTTCGGGGGCGTTTTGCGCAAAACCTCGCACTCTCCGCACGAAAGCGTGGATTTCACCAGACTTGAGTTGGAGCAGCGAGGCCACGCCAAACATACCGCCGAGGGCGATCACGAAGACAACGTAGCCGGCCAGAAGGTGGAAAATTGTCGGGTTCTCCAGAGTGCCGATTGCGACTTTGGGACCCAGAACAATCGTGCCGAGCGTGAGGCACAAAATCCGCGCGAGATTTCCGGCAACGGCCAGCGGAACCGAAGCGAGAAACAACAGGCCACGCTGCCACGGCGTTTTCAACACGAAGCAGCCGTAAAGCGCCGAGATCATCATCAGGGCGAAAAGTGAGCGGATCCCGCTGCAAGGGTCCGCCACATCCACGGCAAATGCGCCCCCCGCGGCCATGCCCATCTCGGGACGGGCGGCCGAAACAATGGCGGTGCCTTGCTGCACGGCGTCCACGCCGAGAACCTGCAAGGTGAGCACACTCGCGTTCGACATCAAAAGACGCAGCGGAAACGTGATCAGGCCGTCCAAAAAGGGCATCGGCCAGGCGAACACGAGAAATGCCAGCGGAAACGTGAGCGCCCGCAGCCATGCCCAACCCAGCAGCCAAAGCACTGCCGAGGCAAAGTAGAGCTGGATCGAAAAAAAGCCGATATACTGGTTGTCCACCCGACGTCCCGCCCAAAAAACGACGAGTGCAAAGGCGAAGGCGAGAACCCCGGGCCACCATCCGGTGATGGGCAGCGTCGCAAGTTGTCGCCGTCTCGTGTAAATGATGAATGCCGACAGGACCGGCACGAGCATGCCGTGCTGGAAATCGGGAAACCTGGTCCACATCACCCACAACGCTCCAAAGACAGAGGTGAGGTGCATGAGATGACTGTGGGTGTATGGCACCACGCCATACAGCAGCACGAAGGCAGATCCCACGAGCAAGCCCATTGGGAGAAGCTGCTTTGCTGGGGAGGAATCCAAGGTCATCCGAAAGAGTATCGGTAATTTACAAGCGGCTGCAAGGCCGTGAATGCGAGGCTTTTTGGACTTTCATGCAGGGGCCGGGAACCGCATCTTTTCGCGATGTCCGCCCTCCGCTCGCTTTCGGCATCGTCCAGATTATCCGACTCTGCGTTTCGCGCGGCGGCGACCCTTTTTGTGGCGGCATTCCTGGCAATCTCGGCAATCCTGAGTTTTCGACACCAAGGCGGGATCGTTTTTCCGGATGAGCACGAATATTACGAGCTGGCCGAAAACCTTGTAAAATACCGCATGCTCACATGGGACGGTATTACGCCGACGGCCGCGCGCCCGCCCGGCTTTGTGTTCTGGCTTGCGATCGGCAAGGCGATTGGCCTTGGATGGAGTGCGCTGGTCTGGCTGAACGCGCTGCTCGTGACGGCGGGGCTCTGGGTGCTGACCGGCGCCTGGTTTTCGGCCTCGAGACTC
The nucleotide sequence above comes from Chthoniobacterales bacterium. Encoded proteins:
- a CDS encoding ATP-binding cassette domain-containing protein translates to MEVTAKAPQKPLHSWLEGVFRFVTRTRTGTRHLFRRLMRKPRTVSESPNLLPTLIKVLAAFARSESEVLEEEIDSSLGFLRYDYPDAIYSELRKLFRDALHEQQDLNAIAQKLANQLSDDRKILLGVQLYDLISKAGLKQEQVIAYYSFMSQLGMAAQAIDIVYQLNANEQGDAQIYQQGASPLEAVSFGAPGKSDVTVKEFRDDERLLAYRYHELIILKNMSGRNLIVQGRLLKPNDFCRLYPGQRIIVDEQVIAHQELVFYFNAKKNVSLPQLYVAVNDDDEVRLEKNKTRDSCLEVTFGLKVKVRALRNVDAVLNGVRLTSGTVVDASLEDRIIFHDDSELEIDDLRRRARSYGGRFQLKASKSEYLVSNNPGLLNEGDILLSPGTGGDVLLKIYCDYDRKVGRVEVLQADRPILVRGNPVRNFTTLADGDTIRVDAGQVLRCNFAERLIEEERNIIRTMEVRDVTCRFRNNDIALDGLSFTVQRGEMVCVMGASGCGKSTLMRMLSGQFPPSHGELLFNGRSLYANYETLRRYVTYVPQYDAFDEQLTIEENLDFAAAIRTPHLSRRERLRRIDGKLAELGLNERRDSVVGSAQKKTLSGGERKRLNIGLDMISSADIFLFDEPTSGLSSKDSEHVIEIIRGMSHNKIVLVTIHQPTSRIFSMFHKALLLDKGGKIVFFGTPHEMLQYFADAEHVQHYGTALGKTDVGDTARPEFIFDVMETPLRDLSGDIIFEENSRGQLVPARRYSPDYWRDKYEAYRLVKDVRATPVARDPAAVTSVNSAPPPFQKRREAIRWREEWSQFATLLQRAFISKFRNRANLLTTIVEAPLLALLIGAVLRYSEGGTYDFASAYHIPTYLFLALVVAMFLGLTNSVDDIIRDRAILLRERNLNVRLGYYVTAKALTLTLFAIIQCAAFVILGNWLLSVRGMFWIDFVAMILTAVSGIAIGLIISAIVPEGKTAVNIIPAVLIPQIILGGALIKYEEMNRNLDFVYTVQTWFTNHPESALPPRSDLQVPLICEFMPMRWSYEALIYAQAKLNPLTRRQEQIQREISALAAKRAASEAEEQRLDDLKELLALVSGLQGKSPGEIDRALGMIDRVIHGGPYDPKAIGAHSGPITAEQIYVNQKVTDLVSKAEMEQLDYRLDEGRKKHLNVFFGPIKQYFGIRASVLLFNTGILLVTTLAGFFALYFILRYQISVRGP
- a CDS encoding MBL fold metallo-hydrolase, producing the protein MIPLEDAYNDVLGKALRGTGKTPADISAASGVSVEQMRAVIDGAFDATVVRAIAAPLGLAPDRLVALGEGSYRPAPVEVEGLKQYNTPFDDMLVNAFLVWNAASGSAAMFDTGSDVSEPLADAAKLGVRIEQVFITHSHGDHIYDLDRLLEKTGARAFTPVGEEVTGAETFAPGQSFSIGRLTIETRLTCGHARGGVTYVVRGLAQSVAICGDAMFAGSMGGGMVSYADALRTNREAILSLPAETVLAPGHGPLTTVGEQRRHNPFFPEAL
- a CDS encoding NAD(P)-dependent oxidoreductase, producing the protein MSIRMGIVGVGRMGANMARRLKDVDYEVSAVFDVHGPSAATLAEELGCLHAPTLAAVTAASDVIFTVVTDDAAMRTIFSGGPDSLLQGAAGRTFVNFATVTPAVHLEVEALADRVGARTLEACMASSITQAREGTLYLMVGGNSATFETVRPILEKLSASLRYIGPTGSAAKVKALVNMVMNINTAGLAEGLALGDALGLDLTMLREVFSQTGANSQVLKTDGEDMQNRDHACFFSAGHAAKDSGIALELAREAGVITPLAEATKAQYDAMVAANLGELDKSGIAELTFKSRRPQALEGSGSGG
- a CDS encoding exosortase-associated EpsI family protein gives rise to the protein MSGETALRDTHPRVSRPVVKYLAFGALAAVVFFICVWGPPPPEIEQPGVKMQLPATILGFAGKDQPISEGEKVMLPEDTEIVKKLYTGGAADSVNLQIVLSGADRRSIHRPEICLPGQGWRVRAGEVVKVPLKSGALMPVMVLDIARPSGPADKGRELNALYAYWFVSADRETPYHLERVLRTNLDLLLHNKANRWAYVIVMSPVLEGWAPGGRNRAETLKLIEDFIRESVPAFQYREMKASSPPAAGAGSTAAS
- a CDS encoding exosortase/archaeosortase family protein; amino-acid sequence: MGLLVGSAFVLLYGVVPYTHSHLMHLTSVFGALWVMWTRFPDFQHGMLVPVLSAFIIYTRRRQLATLPITGWWPGVLAFAFALVVFWAGRRVDNQYIGFFSIQLYFASAVLWLLGWAWLRALTFPLAFLVFAWPMPFLDGLITFPLRLLMSNASVLTLQVLGVDAVQQGTAIVSAARPEMGMAAGGAFAVDVADPCSGIRSLFALMMISALYGCFVLKTPWQRGLLFLASVPLAVAGNLARILCLTLGTIVLGPKVAIGTLENPTIFHLLAGYVVFVIALGGMFGVASLLQLKSGEIHAFVRRVRGFAQNAPEIGAIKPRRERDSLSPDLY